The proteins below come from a single Demetria terragena DSM 11295 genomic window:
- the rpe gene encoding ribulose-phosphate 3-epimerase: MNRGQIAPSILSADFASLSAELERISNADWAHIDVMDAHFVPNLTLGLPVVEALQKVTPIPLDCHLMIEDPDRWAPAYAEAGAGSVTFHIEAARDPRHLARTLRAAGARASMALKPATPFEPYEELLPEVDMVLVMTVEPGFGGQSFMADQMPKVAQVREAVRRHGGEIWVQVDGGVSAATIEQCAEAGADVFVAGSAVYGAESAAGAVDELRALASAHLA; encoded by the coding sequence ATGAACCGTGGCCAGATCGCACCCAGCATCTTGTCGGCCGACTTCGCCTCCCTGAGTGCCGAACTTGAGCGGATCAGTAATGCCGACTGGGCGCACATCGATGTCATGGACGCGCACTTCGTGCCCAATCTGACGCTTGGATTGCCAGTGGTTGAGGCGTTGCAGAAGGTCACGCCCATCCCACTGGACTGCCATTTGATGATCGAAGACCCAGACCGCTGGGCGCCGGCGTACGCCGAAGCAGGAGCCGGCTCGGTGACCTTCCACATCGAGGCGGCACGCGACCCGCGTCACCTGGCTCGCACGCTTCGCGCGGCAGGAGCCCGGGCATCGATGGCGCTGAAGCCGGCTACCCCGTTCGAGCCTTACGAGGAACTCCTCCCTGAGGTCGACATGGTGCTGGTCATGACTGTTGAACCTGGGTTTGGTGGCCAGTCGTTCATGGCCGATCAAATGCCAAAGGTCGCCCAGGTGCGCGAGGCAGTTCGCCGCCACGGCGGCGAGATCTGGGTTCAAGTCGACGGCGGTGTCTCGGCCGCAACAATCGAACAATGTGCCGAGGCAGGTGCCGACGTGTTTGTCGCCGGGTCGGCGGTCTATGGAGCCGAGAGCGCCGCAGGTGCCGTCGATGAACTTCGCGCCTTAGCTTCTGCTCACCTGGCCTGA